Genomic window (Moraxella haemolytica):
GTCTTTTTTGCCAAGTTGCCAACGGTCAGCCACTGCCATCGCATAATCAAAAATAGGCATGCCTTGCGTACTAGGCACAATAACCAATGCCGCCTGTGCCAAATTGTCATTGTATAATGTGCGTAACTGCTTACTTAGGTGTGCTTTTTCATCAGGCGATAAAATATGAGCAACATCAACCACAGGCTCATTTAAGATAAGTTTATCATGCGTTACATTGGGTGCATTTGAGATGGTGGGCATCTCATTAGTAGCTGATTGTGCTTGGGTGATTTGGTTGTCATTTTGACCTGTTTGATTTTGACGAACAAGGTCTTTGACAGAATCACTCAAAGGCGACAACGCTGCACCTGTCGTATCTTTTAGCACGCCTGCTACTGCTTGATTGCGATTGGAAACAATGGCGGTTGCTACCAACTCATCTTCTGTACTAACAGTTGGTGTTGTCGCTACAGATGAAGCGAATACCTGTGATGACATAGCCATACTAAGCACCAAAGGCATAAGCCAAGTGTTTGTATGAATCAGAGCCATCAGCCCACCTTTTTTTGGCATAACAACCACCTTATTGACCCATGGTAGCAGTGCCTGCATCAGATTCTGCTGTCGCCACACCATTTGTTGGGGTTGACGCACCATTATTAAAGCTTGCTGTCGGTGCTGTTGAGATGGCTTTTTCGTTCTCAACGCTGAAGTTTGGCTTAGCCTGCATACCAAAAATCATCGCTGTTAGATTGGTTGGAAATTGACGCACAGTAGTGTTATAATCTTGAATATCTTGGATATAACGCTGGCGAGCCACCGTAATACGATTTTCAGTACCTTCTAGCTGAGCTTGTAGGTCTTGAAAAATCGCATCCGCTTTTAACTGCGGATAATTCTCCGAAATCGCCATCAAACGAGACAAAGCACCCGTCATCTGAGCTTGAGCTTCTTGATATTTTTGCATGGCGATAGGGTCTTTTAGCGTCTCTGGAGTAATCTGTACACTGCCTGCCGCCGCACGCGCTGCCGCCACTTCACTAAAAACGCCTTGTTCATGCTCAGCATAACGCTCCACCACTGACACAAGGTTTGGTACTAGGTCAGCACGGCGTTGATATTGGTTTACCACCTCAGACCATGAAGCGGCAACTTGTTCGTCTTGGGCTTGTAGCGAGTTATAGCCACAACCTGATAAGACAACACAGCTTGCTAATAACGCAGCGGTAGTTACTTTTTTTAAAGATTTCATCTTATTTTCCTTATAAATTAGACAACCAGACATCACGATGATAAAGATGGGTTAGCCATGCTTAATCAAGATGGTGCGTTGAGAGTTAATCATCAGGGAAATAACATCTTAGCTCACTCACTAAAATACCCCCATCATTCTCAAAATCCACCAATCTAACACTATAATGGCAATCTTTATCTCAAAAAACAAGTCAAAACACCAAATCGTACACAAGCATAACATGATTATTAAACTTTAAAAAGGCTTTGACACATTCATTCATCAATGCCAATCAAGCAATATGGGGATTTATAGAAAAATTGGATCACAGCACCACCGACCACTTTTTACCTAAAAATCAAATTTTTTTGTAAAAAAATACCCCAAAAGTGCAAATTCTGCTAGCATTTATTGCAAAAATATGGCAAATTCAAACACAAGATTTATGCTTGATGAAAAAGCGATAAAAAGTGTCTATTTGATACAGTCAGACCTATTTTTATATTTATTTGTCAAACATAAATCCCGTTTTTTTAGTGAAACATTTGAAACTATTATCAACTTTCGTTTTATCTCTATGACCAAGGAAAAGTTATGGAAAATTTTATTAACTGGTTAAATGGCATCATTTGGAGTCCTGCATTAATTTATTTATGCTTGGGTGCCGGTCTATTTTACTCCATCATGACCCGCTTTGTACAAGTGCGTATGTTTAAAGAGATGATTGCCCTCATGTTTAATGGCACCAAAAGTGCTGAAGGCATCTCATCATTTCAAGCCTTCGTGGTGGCACTTGCCAACCGTGTGGGTGTGGGTAACATCGCAGGTGTGGCCGCAGCGATTGGCTTTGGTGGTCCATCGGCAGTATTTTGGATGTGGGTGGTGGCATTCCTAGGGGCATCAACTGCCTATGTTGAATCAACCATGGCACAGATTTATAAAGAAAAAGACCCAGTTACTGGTCAGTATCGTGGTGGTCCTGCCTATTATTTTGAAAAAGGCTTGGGTCAAAAATGGTATGCCATCATCTTTGCCATCTCAATGGTGATCGCTTGTGGTCTATTCCTGCCTGGCGTACAAGCCAACGGTATCATCAGTGCTGTAACTCGTATTACAGGCGACGGCAGTCCGATGAACTTTTTTGGCATAGAAACAGGCTCACTGCGTGTGGTTGTCATGTCAATTGTGGTACTTGGATTGGCAGCGATTATCTTTGGTGGCATTAAGCGTATCGCTCGAGTAGCGGAGTTTATCGTACCATTCATGGCGTTAGGCTACATCATTTTAGCCATTCTTATCATGATTATGAACCTAGATAAAGTCCCTGCGGTCTTTAGTCTTATCATGAGCGACATTCTAAATCCAATGGCAGGCTTAGGTGCGGCAATCGGTTGGGGTGTAAAGCGTGGCGTGTATTCAAACGAAGCAGGTCAAGGTACAGGTCCTCACCATGCAGGTGCTGCTGAAGTGCAACACCCTGCACAACAAGGCTTGGTGCAAGCGTTTTCTGTTTATGTAGATACGCTAATCGTTTGCTCATCAACAGCATTCATGATTTTGACCATGGGAACATACAACATCCAAAATGAAAAAACCAAAGAATTCATTTTGGTTAACATAGATAAGTCAACAGAAATCGGCACTCCTGCTTTCACACAGATGGCACTAGAATCTACCTTTGGTACATTTGGGAACTACTTTATCGCTATTGCCGTATTCTTCTTTGCTTTTACTACCGTCATGGCATACTACTATATCGCTGAAGTTAACATCGCCTACTTAACTCGTCATAAAGACAAGGCTGTACAAAAACTTGCCATGTGGCTACCAAAAATCACGGTGGTTTTAATGGTTGCTTACGGCAGTTTAAACAGTGCAGGTTACATCTGGAACTTAGGTGATATTGGCGTGGGCATGACCGCATGGCTAAACATCGTTGGTATCTTGGCAATGTTCTTTATGGCAAAACCAACTTTGCGTGCTTTGGCAGACTACGAAACCCAGAAAAAATCTGGTGTAACCAACTACACCTTTGACCCTGTAAAACTAGGCATTAAAAATGCCACTTTCTGGGAAGAAAGACTTAAGAATAAATAACAATTAAGCCTAACAACCCCAATTAAGCCCTTGCATTTGCAGGGCTTAATTTTTTTATCTTTTAGATAAGCTCCCATTCTTATGCTTATCCATAAGTAAGTGTATTTTAACCAAATATCTTAACCTACCAAAAATAAGCCAATAAATGCAGATGATAAATCCAAGCCCCAATCAATCCCATATTTTTACCCAACCATCATGATTGATAGAATGATTTAGGCAGTTTCCAAGAAAAACCGCCACCCAACAATGGTGGCGGTTTTTTATCAACCTAAGAACACTGATTAATCAAACTGTCTTAGTGCTGACTCAAAGTCTTGACGAGAAGTCTGTCCAAGCATTACATTGGTTAGCTTACCTTCTTGATATATTAAAAGTGCAGGTGGTCCCATCAGCTGATAACGAGAAAGTAAAGCACGGCTATCATCACTCACTTCAGTGATGTCAAATTTTACCAACTGAACCTGTGCCATGCCATCGGGTCGATTCATGAATAGCTCTCGATCCATGATACGGCATTCTATGCACCAATCTGCCGTAACATCAACAACCACTTTATCTCGAGTAGATAAAATCCCATCAAGCTCATCTAAGGTTGTAATGTGGGCATCAGAGTAGTTTTCCTGCACTGATGATTCCATAGATAATTTAGCAAGCGGTCTCCAAGCATCAACCGACCCCATGCCGGCACCCACCATTAGACAGCCTGCCCACAACATCGCTAGCAACGCCAAAGCATGACCAACCCACGCTGTCAATCTCCATAGCCATACGCCGACCATCGCAAACCACACCGCCCACAGTGGCAGTACCCACACCGATATAAAGACACGCTCCACCATCGATACCGCCACCGCCAAAAGCAGCAGACCGCATAATTCCTTTACTCGAATCATCCAGCCACCTGCTTTTGGCATCAAGCGACCTTGTGCCATGCCAATTAGTGCAAGTGGTACCGACAAACCAACCCCTAATGCAAACAACGCCAAAAATCCAAATAGCACACTACCACTGACCGATACCGCTGCCAAAACCCCTGCCATTGGTGCAGACACGCAAGGCGATACCACCAAAGCAGACAGCATACCTGATAAAAAACTACCCCCAACTCGGCCTAAACGGTCATCTGCCATTTGCGAGATACCTTGTAGTTTTTCACGAATAGCGGTAGGAAGTCCCACACTAATGGCATCAAACATATACAAAGCAAGTATGACAAATAATAGTGCAAAACCAATGAGTACTGCGGGGTTTTGAAGGTAACCCATCACATTGATTGCCCTACCAAACCACGCAATAATCGCTCCAAGTATTCCATAGGAAGTTGCCACCCCCAAGCCATAGGCTGATGATAGCAATAGACCTTTTTTGGTATTTAGCGTGTTTTGTCTAGCGACAATATTCGCCACAATAGGAATCATTGGATAGACGCAGGGCGTCAAAGAAAGTAATAGCCCTGCCAAAAATAACAACCCGATGGCAAGTACAGGGTTATCATGAATACCAAATGGATCATACACCTGCTCAAGGTCATGATTGAGCTGATAGCGTTGAGCAGTCTTAGCCACTGGCGTCATTTCATCCACCAGCTGACCATCAGAAACATTTACCTCAGATTCATCGCTCACCTTGTCCATCTGTGATGACAGTGCAGGCTGTACGATGTTAGGCAAAGCAGTATCAGCACTCTGTTTTGTTGTTGTCTTGGTATTATCTATATCGGTAGGCTTTTTCGCTTGCTCTGTTGTAGATGCCAACTCTTTTTTTGATGGCTGGCTTGATGATGCCTGACTGATAGCTTGAGCTTGTTTTTGGGTGGAAGCTGACTTTGTTGAGCCATCTGCCAAGCTGTCTGATGAACCTTGCGGTAAATTTAGCTCAAATTTGCTTAGCTCTGGCGGATAACACAGACCTGCTTTTGCACAGCCCTGCCAACGCAACGATGCTGTGGTCTCGCTACTTGCACCAGTCAGCATTGCTCTTGCCACCACATCCTCTTCAAATACCGCCACACGCCCAAAGGTTGGATCATCCATCATGGTTGCCGTTTTGTCAAACTGCCATTTAGATGCCTGCACCCCATTTGGCAATCTTAAAGAAAGTTTATCACGATAGAGATAATGCTCTGGCGTTACCCTAAAGACCGCCACAATCTCCGTACCCTCAGTATGTACTTTAACCTTGAATGCTTCATGTACCGGCAAAAATCTCTGAGATTTTTGCCCAAATAGTGCCGACAAACCTTCACCCTGAGCAGTAGCTGGTGCCGATGTGCCAAGCGTAACAACCATCAAAGCACAGATGGCAGACTTGAACAATGCGGAATGAGACATAAAAAACCATAAAAATCAGTTAAAGGAACACCTATTATATCATCATCATGTACTCATTTCCACTTAAAGTGGTCAGATGGTTCATTTAACACAGCCTCACTCATCAATCGCTCATTCTAATGAATACAGAAAAGCTCACCTTTTGGGTGAGCTTTTTATTGATGCAAGATTCTAAATTAAATTAGAACTTGTATTCAATACCACCGCCGATACCGTATAAATCAACATTTTTACTGTCAGTTTTATCTTTTAGCAATGCACCATAGATGTGACCAGTGGTTGCTTTGTTGAATGCATATTTACCACCAACAGCGATACGCTGTTTTTCAGCATTTTTTGCACCTGCAACATTATCAACCAAGTCAATTTGACCATAGGTAGTCCAAGGAGTTTGAGCTACTTTGTAGTTCGCAGATACAGTAATGACATTTTCATTGTCGTTGGTAGCATGATCAGTGTTCTGATATAATGCACCTGCAGTTAGTACTGGACTTAAAGCAAAAGAACCGCTGATACGGATTGTTTTAAGAGCATCACCAGCTTGGATGTAGGTAGCACCTACTTTATAAGGTGCGTTAGTTGGTTCGTATTTTGCACCAATACCAAATACGTCACGACCTAGAGAATCATTGCCAACAGTAACAGTCGATGTAGTCTCTACATAATTTCCTGTCTCGGCACCACTCATATCCCGTACAGGTTTGCGAACTGTCTTAGTTTTAGTATTTGGATTTACATTTTCATCTAGTGCATACATAGCCATCAACTGCACGCCGTTACGCACTGGTGAGAAGTAAGCAAATGTATTGTTTACACGCTCTCCATCAAAAGATGCCAGTACATTGTCGCCACCAACAACGCCACCTTGGGCTTCGTTAGCATAGTTTACATAGTCATCAATTGCAGTTAGGCGACCAGCTACTAGTGTACCATATTGCTTATTAGCAAGACCTAGATAAGTATCACGAGATTTGAATTGAGTTGAGTCATCGTCAACCTTTACACCATACTCTAGTTGATAAACCAAGCTAGTGTTTTGAGTTAGGGCTTCACTACCCTTTAGACCGATGCGTGAGCTATTAGAGTTGAGCTGGGTGCGTGGGTTGTGATTTCTGCTTGCTTTGTCGCCATCTTGAGCATCAAGAGTAAGGAATGCTTTACCATATACAGTTGGGGCAGCTTGTGCAGCTGTAATAGATAGAGCAACGGCGGCTGATGCTAAAAGTAGTTTTTTCATGGGTTTCTCCACATTTATACATTTTTAGTTGGGTCGCTAAAGCTACGCCCAATGTAGAATAAAAAAATAACAATCTCATTCTACGAGGTTACTTCACGAAACATTTTTTTGGTATATTCACTGCCGTTAAATTAGCACAAGAACATTGCTAAATTTATGCTTCGGTTAATAGGATACCAATTTTGACATATTTTGCAATACCTTTTATTAAAAAAATTGCTAAATTTTTTGTATATTTAATAATTTATGATTTAAAATCAATAAGTTATAAATATTTTTCATCACTGACTTTTTTGTTAATAATAAGGTAAATTCTTATTATTAAAGTGGGTATATGTCATCATAGATAACGCACCGTCTCATTGTTAAGCAAAATATCAGCCTATTTTTGCCAAAAAATATGTTAAAATAATCTCTGTGCAGCAACATTGTTAATCCAGTTTAAGCTCATTTTTACATGAGTAAAACAAATGTTTACAATTATCCCAATTGGCAAATTTGGCGATTTTTAGTACGCTTTTAATGTCTTGGTTATTATGAGTAATTGCGATGGGCGATTGCCATTCTACCAGTTTTTTTAGTTCTGGGTCATTTTTAATCAATCATTACCCAGTTTTTCACCAACCGACAACAAGAAGAGAGTCATGCACCATCTAGAGTCCCAGACCAGTATTCCCCCAGAAGACGATCTAAAAAACATCACCACTCGTGCTAAAGCAACGACTGATATCGGTCATATTCATCAGTTTTTGGGTACTCGCACTTCTGAAAAATGGCTTAGCGTTGCCAAAAATAATCTGCCATTACTCATGCAAGACCACGCCAACTGCGAAAAAAAGGCAGCAGGTACAGCCATGAACCTTATTTTTCGTTACGAATTTCATCGTGAATTGCAAGAGCGTTTAGCTCAACTGGTGCGTGAAGAAATGCTACATTATGAGCAAGTCATCACACTCATGAAAGAGCGAGGTATTGCGTGGTCGCACCTACCAGCCGGTCGCTATGCCAAGGGGCTACTAAAACACAAACGCACCTATGAACCTGCAGCGATGGTAGATGTGTTAATTATTGGAGCGTTTATTGAGGCTCGTTCGTGTGAACGATTCTCAGCATTGGCTGATGTCATTGATGATGAAAAGTTGGCTCGCTATTATAAATATCTATTAAAATCAGAAAGCCGTCATTATGAGGATTATATTAGACTTGCTCAATCAATTACTGATGAAGACATCAGCACAAGAGTGGCTTTCTTTCGTCAAGTGGAGTCCGAGCTGATCGACAGTCCTGATGGCGAACTGCGTTTTCATAGTGGCGTGCCTAACTGGGTGTAAGATTATGGAAGGACTGATGACGGTTAGTTTTTATGATTAATCAGATTTTATTGGATTAGTCATCAATAAAAAAGCACTTAAATAAAAGTGCTTTTTTATTGATTGAATCACCCAAGTAACCACACAATCGCCACAGGCAACCAAACCGCTGTAACCAACCCATTGATTGCCAGTCCAAAAGCGGCATATCGCCCTGCGGTCGGACTGATTGTCCATGCCTCTACCGTACCAATGGCATGGGCAACCAAACCAAGTGCCAAGCCTTTTGCCCTATCGTCATCAATGCCAGAAAATAGCATACGGCACACACCTGCCCCTAAAATGCCCGATACAATGATAATCAAGTTCGCCATTACCAAAGGTGCATCAATAATTTGGGCGACCGACAAACCCACTGGTGTGGTAACAGAGCGACTGGCGAACGCCAAAATTGTTTCCATATTTAGACCAAACAGATAAGCAAGCGACATCGGCACAATCGCCCCCACCAAACTTGCCATGATGACGATGATGAAGAGTTTTTTAATTGGCAACCCCCTAAAATCCATACCAGCAAGCGGTACAGCAAGTAAAACAGTGCTATAACCAAGCAGACGGTCAAACACAGGTTTTGCATTGGCATAATAAGTGGCATAAGGAAGCTGAATGACAAATAAAATCAATAAGGTTAAGATGATGGCAACGATAATCATCGGCACACCACGCACATACTTATTTAAATAACGAAGGACATACTTCGCCCCCACATGAGCAATCATTGTTACCACAAAGGCGATGACAACAGTACTGCCATCAATAGCAATGTTAGACATGACTCTCTCCTTGCTTGCTAGCACTGCCTTCATCTTTTGCTAGCCACTTGGCAGATAACTTGGCAAATGCCCAAAGCGGAATCACGGTACTGATGATAATCACTGCCGACACAGCAACCAGATCCGACCCAAGTCCAAACATCAAAATCCCAGCTCCCGCTGACACTGGCAAAAATGCAAATCCACTATCCACAAGCAGTACGCTTGCCGATGACGACAACCAAGCAGGCAGACCACCTTTGATAAGCCTTAAGATAAGCAACATCACAAACAGCGATATCAATCCTACAATATTGGTCGCACTTGGCATACCCAAGGCACTGCATACCACCAATGCAAGCTCACGCACCCCAATGATGATGATAATGGTGGCAAGCATACTGCCCCAAAAAGTAGGCGATTTGGTCAAATAAGGAGATTTCATAAGCATCCTTTGTGGTGGTAGATGATTTTTATTAAATCATTAACTGACCGTGCGGTCAAGGCAAACACCACACTGATAAAAAATGTTTGTTATTTTTTATCAAAATAATGCACATGTGCCACAGATAAACCCATCATCACCAACAAAACGGATCTAACTCATCATCACCCTTACTTGCATCATCGATCTTACCATCTTCACAAGCCTGAATTTACACCCTTTCAAATGCCTCCAACTCTGGCAAAAACTCGCTCGCCTGATGTGGGGGCAGTACATCAAAAGGATTTAGGTGGTATTTACCTAACAGTTCTTTTAGCCTGTCTTTAGCTAGGCAAATCGTTACAATTTCATGCCCTGTATCATCAAACTCACTATGACTCACCACGCCAAGCTCATGCAAAGTGTTTTTCAATTGCCCTGCATGGTACGGCAAAGTCAGATTAAATTCAAAAAGACCACCCACTAACAGCTCTTGCACCGCTTGCACAAGTTTATCTACACCTAAGTTTTTATGAGCCGAAACATAAACACGGTTTGGCACGCCTTGTTCTTTATAATGAATCATGGGCAATTCATCGGTTTTATCAATCTTGTTATGCACCAAAAGCACAGGAGCTGTCGCCCCAATTTCATCAAGCACCGCATTTACCGCATCAATTTGCTCGTGCATATCAGGACTGCTACTGTCAATAATATGCAACAAGAGATCGGCTTGTAAAGTCTCCTCTAGCGTAGCGTGAAAACTTTCAACAAGCTCATGTGGCAAATGACGCACAAACCCCACTGTATCAGCAAGCACGACATTTCCCACGCCTGCCCATTTAACACGGCGTAATGTGGGGTCTAGTGTAGCAAACAGCTGGTCGGCAGCATAAATGTTATCATCGGCTAGACGGTTAAACAGTGTGGATTTTCCGGCGTTAGTATAACCAACCAAAGACACGGTCGGAATATCAGATTTGGTGCGTTTGGCTCGACCTTGGTTGCGAGTCCGCTTAACCTTATCAAGTTTGGTTTTTAGCTGATTGACACGGATTTGTAACAGTCGGCGGTCTGTTTCAAGTTGGGTTTCGCCAGGACCTCGCAGACCAATACCGCCCTTTTGACGCTCCAAATGCGTCCAACCACGCACAAGGCGAGTAGCCAGATGAGAAAGCTGTGCAAGCTCCACTTGTAATTTACCCTCATAAGTTCTGGCTCGCTGAGCAAAAATATCAAGGATAAGTCCTGTACGATCAAGCACTCGGCATTTAATCATCGCTTCTAAATTTCGCTCTTGACTAGGCGACAAATCATGATTAAAAATAACAATATCCGCCCCATGTGCATCAACCGCTTGTGCAATCTCTTCTGCCTTACCTGTGCCAACAAAGTATTTGGCATGTGGTCTATTTCTAGCACCTGTGATGATGGCAAGCTCATTTGCCCCTGCTGAATGTACAAGCAGACGAAATTCTTCTAAATCATCAGGGTCAATCATCTCACGAATGTCTAGATGTACCAAGATAGCCTTTTCACCACCTTCGTGTCTGTCAAAATATTGCAAAAACTATCCTTTTTAAAAAATCATCAAAATAAATAATTAAAACCACCTTGTTTTAAATTGTGGTATTATGCTAAATTTCAAGATTTTAGTGGCTTATTTGTTATGAAATACAAAATACACTTCCGCCAAAAATCCCTAGACTTATCCACCCCAAAAATCATGGGCGTACTCAATGTTACACCAGACTCATTTTCAGATGGTGGATGTTTTAATAATGTAGATAACGCCCTACGCCATGCTGATGAGATGATGGCTTGGGGCGTGGATATTATTGATATTGGCGGTGAATCTACTCGCCCTAATGCCCCTGCAATAGATACCGATACCGAGCTAGATAGAGTCATTCCCATCATTGATGCACTGCGTCAGCATCTTGGCAATGATATTTGGCTATCTATTGATACCAGTAACCCCATCGTCATGTATGAAGGCATCAAATCAGGTGCAGACATGATTAATGATGTGCGAGGACTAAGACAAGATGGAGCAAGCAAAATGGCAGCACAGCTTGATTGCCCTGTTGTCATCATGCACTCACGAGGTGAACCTGACACCATGAATGACCTTGCTGATTATGATGATGTGGTAAACGAGGTGATGAGCGAACTTGACCAAAGCATCAAAAACGCCCTGCACATTGGGGTCAGAAAGGAGAATATCATCATTGATGTCGGCATGGGTTTTGCTAAAAATTATAAACACCATGTTGCTTTGATGAAACAGCTGGACAAATTCATGGCACATTTTCATCTACCCATGCTCTTTGGGGTATCTCGAAAGCGGTTTTTGGGTGAGATTTTAAATCAATTTGACCAGTTACATGGTCATCACCCCACCAAAAGGGATATGATTGGAGCGGTTGCCCACCTACTCGCCATTCAACAAGGCGTATCCATCGTGCGTGTGCATGATGTCGCCAAGATGAGGCAAGCTCTGGCAATGTGGCAAGCATTGCAATAAGCATGTAGAACAATTATCTTAAATTAAAAATATAATGAAAATCAAAAAGTTATATTTTTATTTTAAAAAATTATAAAAAATGCTTGCAAATACTAAAAAAATGCGTATAATATGCCCCATCAAGACAACTTGGGGTCGTGGCGAAATTGGTAGACGCACCAGATTTAGGTTCTGGCGCCGCGAGGTGTGAGAGTTCGAGTCTCTCCGACCCCACCATATTAAAAAAAGCTGATGATAAATTCATCGGCTTTTTATTTGGCAAAAACCTAAGTGAAGTTTTTTTAATAATTATATGATAGATTATTATTGTATTTTTGCTTGGTTTGTTGTAGAATACGCCAATCCAGAAGATGTGATTTGGATTGATTAATTTGGGCCTATAGCTCAGTTGGTTAGAGCAGAGGACTCATAATCCTTTGGTCCACAGTTCGAGTCTGTGTGGGCCCACCAAATTTAATTAAAAAAACCAAGATCTTACAATATGTAGATCTTGGTTTTTTATGGCGATTTACCGGCTTTTATTTTATGAATAATTATAAGACGCATCGGCAATCATAGCAGGTGGCAACGATTTACCCAACAAAGCCAAAGTTTCTCTCTCCATCAACCTAACCATCGTATCAAGCGGTAAATCATTGGCTGAAGTACCAAACGGCTCTTCTAACTGATGACTTAACTCATCAAGTCCAAGCAAAAGATATGACAAAAACCCCACCAAAAATGGCGTCCAAATACCCATCACCGACTCTAGCCCAAAAGGCAACATCCAACAAAAACAAAACACCGCTCGATGCAACAAAACTGAATATGGAAAAGGTAGGGGCGTACTGACAATTCTGTCACAGCCCGCCTGAATACCACCCATTTCTACCACATGACGCTGAATGCTAGTGTAGATAATATCGGTTATTTGCCCTGTTTGTACCGCTGTTATAAGCTGTTTTTGCATTCTTTCAAGTACATATTGCGGTGCGTTTATGTGAGCATTGATGACATCAAGCTCCTTTTTATCCATCTGATAATAGTGATAAAACTGCTCTGACTGAGACATCTGCCCCCGCAAACGATTGCGAAGTAACCCCACAAATAGCAACATATCCATGAGCAGTTTTTCACGCTCTTGCACGCCCAAAAAATGACTATCTCTGGTTAAATGGCGAGTATTGGCAATCATCGCACCCCATAGCTTTCTCCCTTCCCACCATCTATCATAGCAGGCAGTATTACGAAAGCCTAAGAATATTGATAAGACCACACCAAACACTGTAAAGCCTACCGCAGGCACGCCTGTAACAGCATAGACTTTATAATGCGTTAAAGACCATGCCACCATTGAGATTGCCATAAGTAGCAACACCATCGGCAAAACTTTAGGCAATACCGTACCACGCCAAACAAATAGTAACTTTAAGCCATTGCTTTTATCACGGACAATCATGCGTTATTTTAGGACTGACAAAGGGTCGATGTAATTAGAATTGCGAGAAATACGAAATTCTAACAACCCAGAACCATTGGACTGATGACGCATACTGGCGATTCGTTGACCTGCTTGTACGGTCTGCCCTGATTTGACCTGTGCATCTTGTATATGAAAATAACTGCTCACAAAACCATCGGTATGTGCAATAGCAATCATTGCCCCATCAATATTACCATCAGCATGAAGTACCGTACCTGCACGACTTGCTAAGACCGCATCACCACCACGACCAGAAAACCACATCCCTTGACTGGTA
Coding sequences:
- the hflX gene encoding ribosome rescue GTPase HflX, translated to MQYFDRHEGGEKAILVHLDIREMIDPDDLEEFRLLVHSAGANELAIITGARNRPHAKYFVGTGKAEEIAQAVDAHGADIVIFNHDLSPSQERNLEAMIKCRVLDRTGLILDIFAQRARTYEGKLQVELAQLSHLATRLVRGWTHLERQKGGIGLRGPGETQLETDRRLLQIRVNQLKTKLDKVKRTRNQGRAKRTKSDIPTVSLVGYTNAGKSTLFNRLADDNIYAADQLFATLDPTLRRVKWAGVGNVVLADTVGFVRHLPHELVESFHATLEETLQADLLLHIIDSSSPDMHEQIDAVNAVLDEIGATAPVLLVHNKIDKTDELPMIHYKEQGVPNRVYVSAHKNLGVDKLVQAVQELLVGGLFEFNLTLPYHAGQLKNTLHELGVVSHSEFDDTGHEIVTICLAKDRLKELLGKYHLNPFDVLPPHQASEFLPELEAFERV
- a CDS encoding CidA/LrgA family protein, producing MKSPYLTKSPTFWGSMLATIIIIIGVRELALVVCSALGMPSATNIVGLISLFVMLLILRLIKGGLPAWLSSSASVLLVDSGFAFLPVSAGAGILMFGLGSDLVAVSAVIIISTVIPLWAFAKLSAKWLAKDEGSASKQGESHV
- a CDS encoding LrgB family protein, whose protein sequence is MSNIAIDGSTVVIAFVVTMIAHVGAKYVLRYLNKYVRGVPMIIVAIILTLLILFVIQLPYATYYANAKPVFDRLLGYSTVLLAVPLAGMDFRGLPIKKLFIIVIMASLVGAIVPMSLAYLFGLNMETILAFASRSVTTPVGLSVAQIIDAPLVMANLIIIVSGILGAGVCRMLFSGIDDDRAKGLALGLVAHAIGTVEAWTISPTAGRYAAFGLAINGLVTAVWLPVAIVWLLG
- a CDS encoding bestrophin family protein; its protein translation is MIVRDKSNGLKLLFVWRGTVLPKVLPMVLLLMAISMVAWSLTHYKVYAVTGVPAVGFTVFGVVLSIFLGFRNTACYDRWWEGRKLWGAMIANTRHLTRDSHFLGVQEREKLLMDMLLFVGLLRNRLRGQMSQSEQFYHYYQMDKKELDVINAHINAPQYVLERMQKQLITAVQTGQITDIIYTSIQRHVVEMGGIQAGCDRIVSTPLPFPYSVLLHRAVFCFCWMLPFGLESVMGIWTPFLVGFLSYLLLGLDELSHQLEEPFGTSANDLPLDTMVRLMERETLALLGKSLPPAMIADASYNYS
- the folP gene encoding dihydropteroate synthase, with the protein product MKYKIHFRQKSLDLSTPKIMGVLNVTPDSFSDGGCFNNVDNALRHADEMMAWGVDIIDIGGESTRPNAPAIDTDTELDRVIPIIDALRQHLGNDIWLSIDTSNPIVMYEGIKSGADMINDVRGLRQDGASKMAAQLDCPVVIMHSRGEPDTMNDLADYDDVVNEVMSELDQSIKNALHIGVRKENIIIDVGMGFAKNYKHHVALMKQLDKFMAHFHLPMLFGVSRKRFLGEILNQFDQLHGHHPTKRDMIGAVAHLLAIQQGVSIVRVHDVAKMRQALAMWQALQ